In Mugil cephalus isolate CIBA_MC_2020 chromosome 20, CIBA_Mcephalus_1.1, whole genome shotgun sequence, the following are encoded in one genomic region:
- the LOC124997707 gene encoding dedicator of cytokinesis protein 7-like isoform X3, translated as MTSTASERRAFAHKINRTVAAEVRKQVSRDYGSPQLSKKRGGAHHPLPLTEVVEPVDFEEYVSSHAPGVEPGPLRQLMEFPHDDLELLHQDKECTTLEPPLPEEEDSLDPRVRDALAVYTDNWLVIQRKYQRYSTTYTPHNSERQRERQRGLVKQTFELDEAAAAERQDDQDDAKRRSVSIDETPRGSWASSIFDLKNSSPDALLPSVLERTAAEDMDRRNTEARSQGRHSDLLGLYPPPDEDEAVERCSLPEVPKEHCGQRIMVKCLSLKFEIEIEPIFGTLALYDVKEKKKISENFYFDLNSDQMKGLLKAHTPHVAISTLARSAIFSITYPSADIFLVIKLEKVLQQGDIGECCEPYMVMKESDSSKHKEKLEKLRLQAEQSCSRLGRFRMPFAWTAIHLLNIVSSVGGLDRSDPDSDSERKGHGTWNERKKKGIERMSVGDDMCNFATFRPATLTVTNFFKQEGDRLSDEDLYKYLADMRRPSSVLRRLRPVTAQLKIDISPAPDSPHYCLSPELLHVKPYPDPRVRPTKEVLEFPARYVYTPHTTYRNLLYVYPQSLNFSSRQGSVRNIAVKVQFMAGEDPSQALPVIFGKSSSSEFMKDAYTPVIYHNKSPEFYEEMKMKIPANLTDNHHLLFTFYHISCQPKQNTPLETPVGYTWIPLMQHGRLRTGSFSLPVSVEKPPPSYSVLTPDVQLPGMKWVDNHKGVFNVEVTAASSVHTQDPHLDKFFTLVYVLEEYSFPFRLKDVIITEANMEGELKASMVALRGALLDTCVRFLHQLLNKLIQLIVYPPVIAGQIVNLGRAAFEAMALLVNQMHKNLEGNQDQHGRNNLLASYVHYCFRLPTAEPAVPPAAGTQAYEMPLQYATLSRATARPTSLHLARSKSISNSNPDLASTPISPDEEVQRIIGSKASDRSCNRMSAFLDTVALFSVPTRQITKKLLHEELALQWVVSTSTVREAALQQAWFFFQLMTKSMAHHLFLTSKLEVPRRQRFPDRFVDDIAALVCAISADIASRYHKDVELVERLNSSLAFFLNDLLSLMDRGFVFNLIRSYYKQIANKLHTTQNPSSLNALRMDFTRIVCSHEHYVILNLPCSTLSPPASPSPSTSSTTSQSSAFSSMVQDQGVATMFELSVPFRQQHFLSGLLLTELSLILDPDGEGVFFLHKKAICAVHSLLCSHDADPRYRDPQVRAHIAQLYLPLILIVMETSHHLYDFSDSSPARVRHASAHTDDADPDGSTISQSVAMAIAGSPLPHAKANPFALPTVAGRQSSSLSAECSRTLLVCFLWVLKNADAALLERWVSDLSVLQINRLLDLLHLCVSCFEYKGRKTLERINSLTFKKSQDMKARLEEAILGTIGARQEMVRRCRERSPYGSQENVRWRKNVTHWRQNTDRVDKTKAEMEQESVVDGNLATEASLIVLDTLEIIVKTVVASELKESVLGGVLRVLLHSMAGNQSALFLQHCFTTQRALVFKFPEMLFEEDTELCADLCLRLLRHCSSSVGSVRSHASASLYLLMRQNFEIGNNFARVKMQVTMSLSSLVGTSQNFNEEHLRRSLKTILTYAEEDVELRDTPFPEQVQDLVFNLHMILTDTVKMKEHQQDPEMLIDLMYRIAKGYQNSPDLRLTWLQNMAGKHSERGNHAEAAHCLVHSAALVAEYLNMLEDCRYLPIGCVTFQNISSNILEESAVSDDVLSPEEEGICAGKYFSESGLVGLLEQAAASFNMAAMYEAINEVYKILLPIHEANRDFKKLATVHGKLQDAFNKVYNQSSGWERMFGTYFRVGFYGCQFGDLDEQEFVYKEPSITKLAEISHRLEEFYSVRFGNEVVEIIKDSNPVDKTKLDPNKAYLQITYVEPYFDTYELKERITYFDKNYNLRTFMYCTPFTLDGRAHGDLNEQYKRKTILTTSHAFPYIKTRINVLNKEEIILVPIEVAIEDMQKKTQELAFATTQDPADSKMLQMVLQGCVGTTVNQGPLEVAQVFLSNIPDDPKLFRHHNKLRLCFKDFTKRCEDALRKNKALIGPDQKEYHRELERNYNKLKEALGPLINRKIPELYRTLPAQTTQTQRNSYSRSSLHRVDC; from the exons ATGACATCGACGGCGAGCGAAAGGAGGGCGTTTGCTCATAAAATCAACCG GACGGTTGCTGcagaagtcagaaaacaagTGTCCAGGGACTATGGCTCGCCTCAGCTGTCCAAGAAACGAGGAGGCGCACACCACCCT CTGCCGCTGACGGAGGTGGTCGAGCCGGTGGACTTCGAGGAGTATGTGAGCAGCCACGCTCCCGGGGTGGAGCCCGGTCCACTCAGGCAGCTGATGGAGTTCCCCCACGACGACCTGGAGCTCCTCCATCAGGATAAAGAGTGCACTACACTGGAGCCGCCGctccctgaggaggagga ctcACTGGATCCCAGAGTGAGAGATGCCTTAGCAGTCTACACAGATAACTGGCTCGTCATTCAAAGAAA GTATCAGCGCTACAGCACCACGTACACCCCTCACAACTCTGAGCGGCAGAGGGAGAGGCAGCGAGGGCTGGTCAAACAGACCTTTGAACTGGACGAGGCTGCTGCCGCCGAGCGCCAGGATGACCAG GATGACGCAAAGCGGCGGTCGGTCAGCATTGATGAAACTCCGCGGGGCAGCTGGGCCTCCAGCATCTTCGACTTGAAGAACTCCTCCCCGGACGCTCTCCTGCCGTCCGTGCTGGAACGGACAGCTGCAGAGGATATGGACCGTCGCAATACGGAGGCGCGCTCGCAGGGGCGCCACAGTGACCTGCTTGGCCTGTACcctccccctgatgag GATGAAGCAGTGGAGAGATGTTCCCTTCCTGAAGTGCCCAAGGAACATTGTGGCCAGAGGATCATGGTCAAGTGTCTGTCTCTCAA gTTTGAAATAGAAATTGAGCCAATATTTGGAACGCTCGCCCTTTATGACgtcaaggagaagaaaaaa ATCTCTGAGAATTTCTACTTTGACTTGAACTCGGATCAGATGAAAGGACTGCTTAAGGCCCACACGCCCCACGTAGCCATATCCACGTTGGCCCGTTCTGCCATTTTCTCTATCACGTACCCTTCTGCTGATATCTTCTTGGTCATTAAG CTCGAAAAAGTCCTCCAGCAAGGAGACATCGGTGAATGCTGCGAACCCTACATGGTCATGAAAGAATCGGATTCCTCCAAG CAcaaggagaagctggagaagcTGCGCCTTCAGGCGGAGCAGTCGTGCAGTCGCCTTGGCCGCTTTCGCATGCCCTTTGCCTGGACGGCCATTCACCTCCTCAACATCGTCAGCAGTGTGGGGGGTCTGGATCGGTCCGACCCAGACTCTGACTCTG AACGAAAGGGCCACGGGACGTGgaatgagagaaagaagaaggggaTTGAGCGAATGAGCGTCGGGGACGACATGTGTAACTTTGCCACTTTCCGTCCAGCGACGCTCACTGTCACCAACTTCTTCAAACAG GAGGGAGACAGGCTGAGCGACGAGGACCTCTACAAGTACCTTGCAGACATGCGCAGGCCGTCCTCGGTTCTGCGACGGCTCAGGCCTGTCACAG CCCAGCTGAAGATTGACATTTCTCCAGCTCCGGACTCGCCTCATTATTGTTTGTCACCAGAGCTGCTTCACGTGAAGCCTTATCCGGACCCGCGTGTTCGCCCGACCAAAGAGGTGCTGGAGTTCCCGGCTCGCTACGTGTACACGCCGCACACCACCTACAG GAACCTGCTCTACGTTTACCCGCAGAGCCTGAACTTCAGCAGCCGTCAGGGCTCCGTGAGGAACATCGCCGTTAAGGTTCAGTTCATGGCAGGAGAGGATCCCAGTCAAGCTTTGCCT GTCATCTTTGGAAAGTCAAGTTCGTCTGAGTTCATGAAAGACGCTTATACTCCTGTCATCTACCACAACAa GTCCCCTGAGTTCTAtgaggagatgaagatgaagattcCTGCCAACCTGACAGACAACCACCACTTGCTCTTCACCTTCTATCACATCAGCTGCCAACCCAAACAGAACACTCCTCTGGAAACCCCTGTAGGCTACACC TGGATTCCTCTGATGCAGCATGGCCGACTACGCACCGGCTCCTTCAGTCTGCCCGTCTCGGTGGAAAAGCCTCCTCCCAGCTACTCCGTGCTCACCCCTGAC GTCCAGCTCCCAGGCATGAAGTGGGTGGATAATCACAAAGGAGTGTTCAACGTTGAGGTGACGGCGGCTTCCTCGGTTCACACTCAG GATCCCCACCTGGATAAGTTCTTCACTCTGGTGTACGTTCTGGAAGAGTACTCCTTCCCCTTCCGTCTTAAGGACGTCATAATAACGGAGGCGAACATGGAGGGGGAGCTGAAAGCCAGCATGGTTGCGCTGAGAGGGGCTCTGCTGGATACCTGTGTCAGGTTTTTGCATCAGCTGCTCAACAAACTCATTCAGCTCATCGTGTACCCTCCAGTGATCGCAGGGCAAATCG TGAACTTGGGTCGTGCTGCCTTTGAAGCAATGGCTTTGTTGGTCAACCAGATGCACAAAAACTTGGAGGGGAACCAAGACCAGCATGGCCGCAACAACCTGCTGGCATCCTACGTTCATTACTGCTTTCGCCTGCCCACCGCCGAACCTGCAGTGCCCCCCGCAG CAGGCACCCAGGCCTATGAGATGCCTCTGCAGTATGCTACCTTGTCGAGGGCAACGGCCCGTCCCACCAGCCTGCACCTGGCCCGTTCCAAGAGCATTAGCAACTCCAACCCCGACCTGGCTAGCACGCCAATTTCTCCTGACGAAGAGGTCCAAAGAATCATAGGGAGCAAG GCAAGCGACCGCAGCTGCAATCGCATGTCTGCATTTCTGGACACCGTGGCCTTGTTTTCAGTTCCCACAAGGCAGATTACTAAGAAG CTCCTCCACGAGGAGCTGGCACTACAGTGGGTGGTCAGCACCAGTACCGTGAGGGAAGCAGCACTTCAGCAGGCTTGGTTTTTCTTCCAGCTAATG ACGAAGAGTATGGCCCATCACTTATTCCTGACCTCGAAATTGGAAGTTCCTAGGCGTCAGCGTTTCCCAGACCGCTTTGTAGATGACATCGCTGCCCTTGTGTGTGCCATCAGTGCAGACATTGCGAGCCGTTACCACAAG GATGTGGAGCTTGTGGAGAGGTTAAATAGCAGCCTGGCCTTCTTCCTAAATGACCTGCTGTCTCTCATGGACCGGGGCTTTGTTTTCAACCTCATCCGCTCCTACTACAAACAG ATTGCCAACAAGCTTCATACAACGCAGAATCCCAGCTCTCTGAATGCTCTGAGGATGGACTTTACACGCATCGTCTGCAGCCATGAGCACTATGTCATCTTGAACTTGCCCTGCTCAACTCTGAGCCCTCCAGCCTCACCCTCTCCTTCGACATCTTCCACCACCTCGCAG AGTTCAGCGTTTTCCAGCATGGTGCAAGACCAGGGTGTGGCCACCATGTTTGAGCTGTCCGTCCCTTTTCGTCAGCAGCACTTCCTGTCTGGCCTGCTGCTTACTGAGCTCTCTCTCATTCTTGATCCTGACGGTGAAGG GGTGTTCTTCCTTCATAAAAAGGCCATTTGTGCAGTGCACTCCCTGCTGTGTAGCCATGATGCAGACCCTCGCTACAGAGACCCTCAGGTCAGAGCCCACATTGCTCAGCTCTACCTGCCCCTCATCCTCATCGTCATGGAGACGTCGCATCACCTCTACGACTTCTCTG ACTCCTCGCCTGCGCGGGTCCGCCATGCCTCCGCCCACACCGACGATGCTGACCCAGACGGCAGCACTATCAGTCagtctgttgccatggcgattgCCGGCTCCCCTTTGCCGCATGCCAAAGCCAACCCGTTCGCACTGCCCACAGTG GCTGGGCGCCAGTCCAGCTCCCTGTCTGCCGAGTGCAGCCGAACTCTGCTGGTGTGTTTCCTGTGGGTGCTGAAGAATGCAGATGCAGCTCTCCTGGAGCGCTGGGTGTCTGATCTGTCTGTACTTCAAATCAACCGCTTGCTGGATCTGCTGCATCTTTGTGTCTCCTGCTTTGAATACAAG GGGAGGAAGACTCTGGAGAGGATCAACAGCTTGACGTTTAAAAAGTCACAGGACATGAAGGCCCGGCTGGAGGAAGCGATACTGGGAACCATCGGAGCTCGTCAGGAGATGGTGCGACGCTGTAGAG AAAGGAGTCCTTATGGCAGCCAGGAGAATGTTAGGTGGAGAAAGAACGTCACTCACTGGAGACAAAATACAGACAGAGTCGACAA GACTAAAGCTGAGATGGAGCAGGAGTCAGTGGTGGATGGAAACCTGGCTACTGAGGCTTCTCTGATAGTGCTGGACACACTTGAAATTATAGTCAAG aCTGTGGTTGCATCAGAGCTGAAAGAAAGCGTTTTAGGCGGAGTGCTGCGAGTGCTTCTCCACAGCATGGCAGGAAACCAGAGTGCCCTCTTTCTGCAGCATTGCTTCACTACACAGAGAGCTCTGGTTTTCAAG tttccGGAGATGCTGTTTGAAGAGGACACAGAGCTTTGTGCAGACCTGTGCCTCCGTCTCCTGcgtcactgcagcagcagcgtcgGCTCTGTCAGAAGTCACGCCTCCGCCTCTCTTTACCTGCTCATGAGGCAGAACTTTGAGATTGGAAAC AACTTTGCACGAGTCAAGATGCAGGTCACGATGTCTCTGTCCTCCCTGGTTGGGACATCGCAGAACTTTAACGAGGAGCATCTTCGTCGGTCTCTGAAGACAATCTTGACATATGCTGAAGAGGACGTAGAGCTGCGTGACACACCTTTCCCAGAGCAG GTCCAGGATCTGGTGTTCAACCTGCACATGATCCTTACTGACACTGTGAAGATGAAGGAGCATCAGCAGGACCCAGAAATGCTCATCGATCTAATGTACAG gATTGCGAAGGGCTACCAGAACTCTCCTGACCTGCGCCTGACTTGGCTTCAGAACATGGCAGGGAAGCACTCCGAGAGAGGAAACCATGCTGAGGCAGCACATTGCCTCGTCCACAGCGCTGCACTGGTAGCAGAATATCTCAACATGCTGGAGGACTGTCGCTACCTGCCAATTGGTTGTGTCACATTCCAG aATATTTCATCCAACATATTGGAGGAGTCCGCAGTATCCGATGACGTCCTGTCTCCAGAGGAGGAGGGCATTTGCGCTGGGAAGTATTTCAGCGAGTCCGGTCTGGTGGGCCTCCTGGAGCAAGCAGCTGCCTCTTTCAACATG GCTGCCATGTACGAGGCCATAAATGAAGTGTACAAGATTCTGCTGCCCATCCACGAAGCCAACAGAGACTTCAAAAAGCTGGCCACTGTCCACGGGAAGCTACAAGACGCCTTCAACAAAGTCTACAACCAA AGTTCCGGGTGGGAG AGGATGTTTGGGACCTACTTCCGAGTGGGTTTCTATGGATGTCAGTTCGGAGACCTGGATGAGCAAGAGTTCGTCTACAAGGAGCCATCAATCACCAAATTAGCTGAGATTTCCCACAGGCTTGAG GAGTTTTATTCAGTGAGGTTTGGGAATGAGGTGGTCGAAATTATCAAGGACTCCAACCCTGTGGACAAAACCAAACTGGACCCCAACAAG GCGTACCTCCAAATCACCTATGTTGAGCCCTACTTCGACACATATGAGCTGAAGGAAAGAATCACCTACTTCGATAAGAACTACAACCTGCGCACCTTCATGTACTGCACCCCTTTCACTCTGGACGGTCGAGCCCACGGGGACCTAAATGAGCAGTACAAACGCAAAACCATCCTGACAACCTCTCACGCCTTCCCTTACATCAAGACCCGCATCAATGTTCTCAACAAAGAGGAG ATCATTCTCGTCCCCATAGAGGTGGCGATTGAGGACATGCAGAAGAAGACGCAGGAACTCGCCTTTGCAACCACCCAAGATCCCGCAGACTCTAAGATGCTCCAAATGGTGCTGCAGGGTTGCGTGGGCACAACCGTCAACCAG GGCCCCCTCGAGGTGGCTCAGGTCTTTCTCTCCAACATTCCTGATGACCCAAAGCTGTTCCGCCATCACAACAAACTGCGCCTCTGCTTTAAAGACTTCACTAAGAG GTGTGAGGATGCCTTGAGGAAGAATAAAGCCCTGATTGGACCAGATCAGAAGGAATACCAcagggagctggagaggaaCTACAATAAACTGAAAGAGGCCCTGGGTCCTCTCATCAACCGCAAGATCCCCGAGCTATACAGAACCCTGCCAGCTCAGACTACGCAAACACAGCG GAACTCCTACAGCAGGTCCAGCCTTCACAGAGTCGACTGTTGA